The Musa acuminata AAA Group cultivar baxijiao chromosome BXJ3-6, Cavendish_Baxijiao_AAA, whole genome shotgun sequence region ACTGAAATTGATAGTAATTCACTGATCATATCTTTATAAGTTCCTCTAAGTTTTGCCCACTTTGACTAATTGGAATGTCTATTAATCCCAGGCCCTTTCATTTCATAAACCTTTTTGACACCAGCGCTAGTAAACATACTTGTGATGTTCAACATGTCCCTCATGCACAAAGAAAAAGGATGGGGGCTGGTCATTGTGAGGCAAGATGGGGAGAGTTTTGGGATGAAGGATCTGTTATGCTTCAGCTGGGCTGTGTGGTCTTGGGCAGGGAAAACTGAGAATTCAAATAAGGCCACTTTGTTGATTATCCCAAATGTGAAGTGGTCATGAGTGGTGTAGGTAGGAAAGATGTTGAAGAGTTCACTGAGAAAGTAGCATTAACCAATCCTTAGCCTGTTGCTAGAGGGAGCAGGTTCATCAACAACTTTTGATATACTGTGTGCAAAAGctaaattaacataaaatattcTCTTTTCATTGGTACAATTTCTAAAACTAGACTTCTTCCCCTTTCAAACGAAGGGTAAGATTGCTCCTTTTGCAACCTGGGTGACCAGGATTCAAGATACCAatagattaaaatttttttaatatgcaaTCTAGGCTTAATAAAATGGATAGAAATCTTAAACACCATTAACTGGATTTGGGAAGCAACTTTTGCAAGGGCAACAGGGAAGAAACATAAAACTCAAGCCTATGCAAAACCAAATGAGTTTAAGTTATCCAAAATGATCTTCTAACCCTCCTCAAAATACTGCATTTCAGTTGTGTCTAACTAGTGGTGAAGCAATGTCACACTGCAGTTTCCTAAAGAGCAGACTGCAAACACAGCAGAACAAAAGTTGAAATTTTGCAGATTTAATTAAGCAGGAAATGCCGATAAAAGAGACAGATAAGATATTTTCCCTTTAAGCAAATATCATACTTCATCTCGAATCAGCCAAAGCGATGAACAATTCCCAGAATTCTTTAccaaaatcaaattttgattgcAAAAAGAGCGGATGTTTACCCATACATAAACAGATCCATGATTCATAAAGCTATTATATCGCATTCGAACTCCACCCACAAATCCAGAGTCTCAGAACAAGAAAGTTACCAACTGAAGCAAAAAAGAGAAGTTTTGACGCAGAGAAAACCTAAACTGATAATAGTGACGGTCACGGAGCTCACTCGAGAGGAACCTCGACATCGCCGTCGCTAATCTCCGTCTGCAGGTCTTTGGGGTCCTTCCCGTCGACGGTACAACCGACGGAGACGCAGGTGCCGAGGATCTCCTTGATGGTGCCAGATAGATCCTTGGCCATGGACCTGGGCCGCATAACCCGGGCGATCTCGACGACGTCGTCGAGGGAGATGTTGCCGTTGTGCTTAATGTTCTTGGTTTTCTTCCGGTCGCGCTCGGGCTCCTTGAGAGCCTTGATGACGAGGGCGGCCGCGGAGGGGACGACGGTGACCTTGGCCTGCCGGTTCTGGACGGTTAGCTTGACGGTGACGCGGAGACCCTTCCACTCCTTCGCTGTCTCCTTGGCAATGTCCTCGCCGATCTTCTTCGGGGAGAGCCCAAGTGGGCCGATCTTAGGCGCCAGGGAGCTGGCAGCGCCGACCTCGCCTCCGGTGACCCGGACGTAGACGTCGACAACCTGTGTCGGATCGAACTTGGGCGGCATTGCAGCGGCGGAAGAAGAGCTCCGAGAGTGGAAACACGGCTTCGATTAGGGTTTCGAGGCCGAGCGAAAGCACGCAGCAGTATATATAGAGACAGTCTAATTGGGGCCATTGTATTTTGGCCCGATAAGCAATATATGAAGCCAATCGAGCCCAGTAGATAGTGATTTGTACAACTGGCAATCGAGCCCAGTAGACTAGTCGTCAATGATTAGTACCATTTTGACTAAGCTAAATCAATCAAGAATCTATCATTTACTAAGTATTAAGGCAGCTAATCCAAGATTCAACCAATTAATTAATCATCTGCAGGGCTAATCTCTCTATCACCAGAGAGATCAAGCAGCAACTTAATTATAGTTTAGTAGCTTGTCAATGGAGAATTATCCAAGTAATTTTAATGAGCAGTCTATAATATAAGACTTTTGTGGAAAATAAAATCGACTCAAAAATGATTACCCAATCATGCAAGGCTCTCGTGAGCGGGTGGGGCCCGGTTACTGAATCCACATAGAGAAGGCCACGACAGCTCGGCTCGTGCCGCTGGACCTGTGCGGACCGAGTCCGCGACTTTCTCTCTATTGCGATCGTTTTTATTGGACGGAAACGTACTCccgggtagagagagagagagagagagagagagggggggatcGCTGCCTTCTCTTTTCGTCTCTCGAGGAGTCAGGAGGAGGAGATCAGAGATCCGGCGTCTTCGTAGTCAGATTCCTTTAAGGGTTTCCGCCATCTTCCGCGATCTTCTCCTCTCAATCGTGGTCGAATATTGTGATTCTATCCTAATCTGTTCCCTTTTATGAGGTACAGAATGGTTCTTTTAGATCGAGGAAAAACAAAACCCTAATTTGCTTCCGGAGACCAATGTTCTTTCTGCATTATCTTTGTCTCAAATTTCTGGAGAACACTCATTTTTCTTTGACTCTAACATGGGCATTTCAATGTCTTGACTATTTAATTTTAGCTCGATTTGTCCTGGCTATTATTCGGGAACGAATGTGTTGGTTTCATCTTCGTTGGTCAAAAACTGGATTTCTATCTAGGTAGACATTGCGGTTAGACAATGCCGTTTAAGttggaaaaccagaacctgtgatTTCGGATAGTGAAAAAGTTTGATCTTCACTGAGTTGAAGAATTGGAAAGGCACGACCTTGAAATTATCGTCTATCGCTTATAGTGTACAAGATGGGGGTGCTGTCAAGGAAGGTTTTGCCTGCATGCGGGAATCTGTGCTTTTTCTGCCCCTCACTGAGAGCAGATCTAGACAACCAGTGAAGCGGTACAAGAAGTTGCTAGCTGATATTTTTCCCCACTCTCAGGTTATTCTTGTGGCCTTCACATTTCATCTCATTTGATTTGATCCTGAATTTTGAAATTCGAACTTGTGAAGTGACACTTTGGATGTTTCCTGTTTAATATTTGAGTTGTACATTAAAAGTAATCTTAACATTGGTAATAGAACTGTTAAAATATTACAGTTAGGGTAAGTGTAGTGCTCCTCACTATGAGTCTATCATGAATGATTGCCTTTAAAATGTATAACGAAGGATTTTGTAAACAATTTTAGAAAATGTGATGTCACATTCTGTCAAAACCCAGAGAATAGAGAATGATTTTTATTGTGAAATTGCGATTACTTAATCTCTTCTTCTGACGAACATAGATATAAATCTAAATTAATGTTTGTGCTACCAAAAGTGTTGTGCTGCTTAAATAGGGTTTCACCAATTTTTTCTAGGTATTGTACCTACACTGTATCTGATCActgttttgaagatcttttatttcatattttcattagTCATTAACCATTTGAATTCACTATATTTGCACTCACAATTTTCTGGAATTTTCTTAAGTAAATTTTGTAAAGTTCCTGCAGTTGATTTAAACCCTTTGTTATTCCACTTTTCTGAAATTAGTTACAAAAGTCTTGAATGattttaatcttttatatataacgTTTGCATATAAATGTTTGCTACTTTCTCTAGTTTTATTCTCTCAAAGAGAACTTAATCCACTGAATTTATTCTTATAACCTTTATTAATTGTCTGTTAGATTAGAAGTTTGAGTTGTTTGAGAGTTTTATTACTTTACTATG contains the following coding sequences:
- the LOC135640126 gene encoding large ribosomal subunit protein uL11x-like, whose amino-acid sequence is MPPKFDPTQVVDVYVRVTGGEVGAASSLAPKIGPLGLSPKKIGEDIAKETAKEWKGLRVTVKLTVQNRQAKVTVVPSAAALVIKALKEPERDRKKTKNIKHNGNISLDDVVEIARVMRPRSMAKDLSGTIKEILGTCVSVGCTVDGKDPKDLQTEISDGDVEVPLE